In Ostrea edulis chromosome 4, xbOstEdul1.1, whole genome shotgun sequence, a single window of DNA contains:
- the LOC125669030 gene encoding uncharacterized protein K02A2.6-like, whose amino-acid sequence MELDTGAAVSVMSERKFREHFPDKVDSLRLRTYTEEVLKPKGVACVPVTYGNQRKELNLYVVQKDGPSLFGREWLAHITLDWPSIKSLSVATSKVSGTCSKGTKQKLSEILGKHGQIFKDDMGTVKGIKASLKLKESAQSKFCKARPVAYSLKQKVEKELNKLVDSGVITKIDYSEWATPIVPVIKSDGSVRICGDFKVTVNPVLEIDQYPLPRIEDIFAALSRGQRFTKLDLRHVYLQMTVDDESRKLLTINTEKGLYRYNRLVFGVASARAIWQRTIDTVLQGLAGVKCIMDDMIITGASEEHLQNLEAVL is encoded by the coding sequence ATGGAGTTGGACACTGGAGCCGCAGTATCCGTTATGTCAGAAAGGAAATTTCGTGAACATTTTCCTGACAAAGTTGACAGTTTGCGTTTACGTACATACACAGAGGAGGTGTTAAAACCCAAAGGTGTAGCATGTGTACCAGTTACGTACGGAAATCAAAGGAAGGAACTTAACCTATATGTTGTTCAAAAAGATGGGCCATCGCTATTTGGCCGAGAATGGTTAGCTCACATTACCTTGGATTGGCCTTCTATCAAATCTTTGTCAGTTGCAACAAGTAAAGTTTCAGGCACATGTTCAAAAGGGACAAAACAAAAGTTATCTGAGATCTTGGGAAAACATGGACAGATTTTCAAGGATGACATGGGAACCGTTAAAGGAATCAAAGCGTCATTGAAACTGAAGGAAAGTGCACAATCCAAGTTTTGCAAAGCACGTCCCGTGGCGTATTCGTTGAAACAAAAAGTTGAAAAGGAACTGAACAAGTTAGTCGACAGTGGCGTCATTACAAAGATAGATTACAGTGAATGGGCTACACCTATCGTACCAGTCATAAAATCGGACGGTAGTGTTCGGATTTGTGGTGACTTTAAAGTGACTGTGAACCCTGTCCTTGAAATTGACCAATATCCGCTCCCAAGGATTGAGGACATTTTTGCGGCATTGTCCAGAGGTCAACGATTTACCAAGTTGGATTTACGCCATGTGTACTTACAAATGACTGTAGATGACGAATCCAGAAAATTATTGACTATCAATACCGAAAAGGGACTGTACAGATACAACAGATTAGTATTTGGTGTGGCCTCAGCGCGAGCCATTTGGCAGCGCACAATCGATACTGTGTTACAAGGGCTGGCCGGGGTAAAATGTATAATGGACGACATGATCATCACAGGGGCGAGTGAAGAACACTTACAAAATTTGGAAGCAGTACTGTAG
- the LOC125669029 gene encoding uncharacterized protein LOC125669029: MLHVQPRESPAKLFLGRTLSSRLDLVKPNTERDVKSKQFDMASKRGSPLRAFEPGREVIVRDYRRNTKSDWVSGTISEQTGPVSYRVEVAPGQTWRRHIDQIQEFAANVSASDTPITNDISVNQQPGAIPRQDSQLDSRSQDIRLSSQDSQPPSLEVSTPPQIQQTDQRSEPRRNPRRTADPPSRYKDFVSCK; this comes from the coding sequence ATGCTTCACGTGCAACCACGGGAGTCTCCTGCAAAACTATTTCTTGGACGTACTTTATCATCTAGACTGGATTTGGTGAAACCGAACACTGAGCGAGATGTCAAAAGTAAGCAATTTGACATGGCTAGCAAAAGAGGAAGTCCACTACGTGCGTTCGAACCAGGAAGGGAGGTGATAGTAAGAGACTACCGTAGAAACACTAAATCAGACTGGGTATCCGGAACTATCAGTGAACAAACGGGCCCAGTCTCGTATCGTGTAGAAGTGGCACCAGGTCAAACGTGGAGACGACACATTGATCAGATTCAGGAGTTCGCGGCCAACGTCAGTGCATCAGATACACCTATTACAAATGATATCTCTGTCAATCAGCAACCCGGTGCTATTCCCAGGCAGGACTCACAGCTTGATTCACGAAGtcaagatatccgtctgtctaGTCAGGATAGTCAACCGCCTAGTCTAGAGGTCAGTACTCCACCTCAGATTCAGCAAACTGATCAGCGTTCGGAACCGAGAAGAAATCCAAGACGCACAGCTGATCCGCCAAGTCGTTACAAAGACTTTGTATCGTGCAAGTGA